DNA from Geobacter sulfurreducens PCA:
AGTGCCTTTGACGGGAGTCCGGTTGCGCCCGAGGTGGAACAGTTCGTCGAAAAGTACGGCAAGCTGCTGCGCCGCTTCAGCAAGATCGTCTCCATCAGCGACAGCTACCAGTCACAGCTCCGGGAGCTCAACGCCCGGCTGGAGCTGATGGCCCGCACCGATCTTCTCACCGGTCTCGCCAACCACTGGGAGATGGTGATGCGACTGGCAGCGGAGCAGAGTCGTTCGGAGCGAAACGGGAAGGTCTTTTCGATCGTGCTGGCGGATATCGATCACTTCAAGAAGGTCAACGACACCCACGGGCACCAGGCCGGCGACCGGGTCATCCGGGGGATCGCCGACACCCTGCGTACCAATATCCGCCGCGAAGACATCTGCAGCCGGTGGGGAGGGGAGGAGTTCCTCATCATACTGCCGGAGGCGGATTTGCCGCGGGCCGGGGCCGTGGCGGCGAAGCTCCTCGCCAAGGTGCGGAATACGGTGGTCCCGTGGGATGGGCGCGACATCCGGGTCACCGTGAGCATCGGCTATGGCACCAGCGAACCCGGCATGAGCGTCGATGAACTGATCAGGCGAGTCGACGATGCCCTCTACAGCGCCAAGGCCGCGGGCCGCGACCGGTTCGCCGCGGCCGGTTCCCGCGCCGACGTCTGAGCATGTCCCCTGCGGAGGCGCCGGTCCCGGCCCTCCGCATCACCCCTGCAGCGCCTCCCTGATTTTTCCATCCAGTGTTGTAATGGTGAATGGCTTCTGCAGAAAGTGCAGGTCCTGTCCCAGCTCACTCCGATTGGACAGGATGTCCGAAGTGTAGCCCGACATGAAGAGGATTTTTATGTCCGGATTGGCCGCGCGCAGCTGGACTGCCAGGTCGTGGCCGTTCATACCGGGCATGATGACGTCGGTAATCAGCAGGTTGATGGACCCCGCATGTGTCACGGCACTCTGCAGGGCCTCCTCCGGCGAGTTCACCGGCAGAACCTTGTACCCCAGCTTTTCGAGCATTGCTGCGCCCATGTGCATGATGGCTGCTTCGTCTTCTACGAACAGGATGGTTTCCGTCCCGCCGATAATCTCGGGCGCTGCCGGGATCGGGGCATCGGTCGGGGCGCTTGCGGCGGGGAAATAGATACGGAACGTGGATCCGTTACCCGGTAAGCTGCTGACCCTGATCTGGCCGCCGCATTGCTGGACTATGCCGTAGACCGTTGCCAGTCCCAGGCCGGTGCCGTGGCCCAGTTCCTTGGTGGTGAAGAACGGCTCGAAGATGTGTTCAAGCAGTTCCGGCCCGATGCCGCAGCCCGTGTCGCTCACCTCCAGCAGCACGTAGTCGCCGGGGGGGATGTCGTCCGTGCCGCTGGCCTCCCCGAAGGTTCCATTCGAGGTCTGGATGTTGATCTCCCCCGTGCCGGCAATCGCGTCCCGGGCGTTCACGCACAGGTTGACCAGGATCTGGTCCAACTGGGAGGGGTCGATCTTAACCCGCCTGAGGTTATAGCCCGGATTCCAGCCCAGCTTGATATTTTCGCCCAGCAGCCTGCGCAGCATCTTGAGCATGCTGGTAATGGTGTCGTTCAGGTCCAGCACCTTGGGCACGATGGTCTGCTTGCGCGAGAACGTGAGCAACTGCTTGGTGATTTCGGCGGACCGCTTGGCGGCGCCCTGAATCTCTTCCAGGTTGTGATACAGGGGATTGTCCCGGTCCGTCTGCATCAGCGCGAGCTCGGTCCGGCCGATGATGATGCTCAGCATGTTGTTGAAATCGTGGGCCACGCCGCCGGCCAAACGGCCGATGGAATCCATTTTCTGCGCCTGGAAGAGCTGTTGCTCCATTCTGCGGTGTTCCGTGATATCCAGGGCGATGGAGAGGAGCCGTTTTCGGCCCGCAACGGGGATGATCGTTCCCCAGTACTTGCAGAGCACCTTTGCGCCCGATTTGGATCGCGTCTCCAGTTCCAGATCCTGGATCGAGCCGTTCTTCAGCATCATTTCCTTCAACCGTGTCCGGTCGGATGCACCGAGCCACCCGAGGG
Protein-coding regions in this window:
- a CDS encoding diguanylate cyclase, with protein sequence MPRKKKTVEDPALTRALKVMEAGALPDADLAAEFATLAESYGKLLRKFNKTLVISDAYEAQHQAMAKKLEEATWKYRQLKDVALPICMYCKKIRSDDDYWQRLETFFCNHADIMFSHGICPDCIKTAYEKMGMNRRAMPLPDAAVTGQPAASPERQPVEDDALREMRALVRRSAFDGSPVAPEVEQFVEKYGKLLRRFSKIVSISDSYQSQLRELNARLELMARTDLLTGLANHWEMVMRLAAEQSRSERNGKVFSIVLADIDHFKKVNDTHGHQAGDRVIRGIADTLRTNIRREDICSRWGGEEFLIILPEADLPRAGAVAAKLLAKVRNTVVPWDGRDIRVTVSIGYGTSEPGMSVDELIRRVDDALYSAKAAGRDRFAAAGSRADV